A genomic region of Rhodococcus qingshengii JCM 15477 contains the following coding sequences:
- a CDS encoding glycosyltransferase, whose protein sequence is MKKSMPPNAVTVVVPVYGDWDSLAQCIDSLLLNVTSLHQVILVNDVGPNADFLESAILEKISGLPNFRYFRNEANIGFVKTCNRAAYELDTTDNDILLLNSDTITTPGFIEEMATVLALSSRHGTVCPRSNNATIASIPLNFKNSEILERDIDYARDLHTSLSGRLPRFSIVPVTPGFCMLIRRTLIKNFNLFDEIYGHGYSEENDFCLRINKYGYSSVMANRAFVAHLETKSFTAEQKSALQTTNELIMTKRYPYYNEFVRKYFDSYIDPVDRFADVIAGTSGPTKVLINLHHLSNTYNGTSRNALSLLSYIRDQSSSLLDIEFTVVAGSESAKFHHLDTYGIRLIKSHDIDELFDVGYCPSQIFHAETLHIMNKYCLRIAFSHLDIIAIRSNHLLSQDYQYRTILDDAVTFSDRVISISDFSRDDFGDYFGCAETERPGKFVTVYQGYPENHTFTGASSSDIPTTVRALISIGRYALVFGNDFDHKLVRETLPHLSKCVEEIVVIGPTKLDGIKTGNTKVHFVGSGGLSDRAVDELLENAQFIFFPSAYEGFGLPIAEAAKHRKPLVVQRTEASEEICKLYESIIPIGYFNELSEITTAVSTALSEFESDPHAVGRTLSDYNRDVVQIITELAATEIDDAKLRERWTYLAKVQDYATAEQTRPLSRVLNHAVIVVRARYLMKFKARFPNQYLRARDLYRRSRLISR, encoded by the coding sequence ATGAAGAAGAGTATGCCACCCAACGCCGTAACTGTTGTGGTTCCGGTCTATGGAGATTGGGACTCTTTGGCCCAATGTATCGACTCATTGCTGCTCAACGTTACATCACTACATCAGGTGATCCTCGTCAATGACGTTGGACCAAACGCCGACTTTCTAGAATCAGCTATACTCGAAAAAATATCAGGTCTACCCAATTTCCGATATTTTCGAAATGAAGCCAATATTGGATTCGTCAAAACATGTAATCGAGCCGCATACGAACTCGATACCACCGATAATGATATCCTCCTACTCAACAGTGATACGATTACAACGCCGGGATTTATCGAAGAAATGGCCACAGTACTCGCATTGTCATCCCGGCACGGGACCGTGTGCCCACGTAGCAACAATGCAACTATTGCCTCAATTCCACTGAACTTCAAGAACAGCGAAATCCTGGAAAGAGATATTGACTACGCCCGAGACTTACATACTTCCTTAAGTGGGAGACTTCCCAGATTCAGCATAGTTCCGGTCACCCCGGGATTTTGCATGCTAATACGGCGTACTCTAATAAAGAATTTCAATTTGTTCGACGAAATTTACGGACACGGATACAGCGAAGAGAACGACTTTTGCCTACGAATCAACAAGTACGGCTACTCTTCCGTCATGGCGAACCGCGCGTTCGTAGCACATCTGGAAACTAAAAGTTTCACAGCCGAACAAAAAAGTGCATTGCAGACAACTAATGAGCTCATCATGACCAAGCGATATCCATACTATAATGAATTTGTTCGCAAATATTTTGACTCTTATATCGATCCAGTCGACCGATTTGCCGACGTCATCGCAGGAACTAGCGGCCCCACCAAAGTTTTGATCAACCTTCATCACCTTTCTAATACCTACAATGGAACGTCACGAAACGCCCTCAGTCTACTGTCGTACATCCGTGACCAGTCCTCCAGTTTACTTGACATCGAATTCACGGTGGTCGCTGGATCTGAAAGTGCAAAGTTTCACCATCTAGATACATATGGAATTCGCCTCATAAAAAGTCATGACATTGATGAACTTTTCGATGTCGGATATTGCCCCAGTCAGATATTTCATGCCGAAACATTGCATATAATGAATAAATATTGCCTGAGAATTGCGTTCTCCCATCTGGATATTATTGCAATAAGAAGCAATCATCTTCTATCTCAGGATTACCAGTATCGGACAATCCTCGATGATGCAGTTACCTTTTCCGACAGAGTCATCTCCATCAGCGATTTCTCTCGTGATGATTTTGGCGACTATTTTGGCTGCGCAGAGACGGAACGTCCAGGAAAATTTGTTACGGTATATCAAGGGTATCCCGAAAATCATACTTTCACTGGCGCATCATCATCTGACATACCCACCACGGTGCGCGCACTTATTTCAATTGGTCGCTATGCCCTCGTTTTCGGAAACGATTTCGATCACAAGTTGGTCCGCGAGACGCTGCCACACCTGTCGAAGTGTGTCGAGGAAATTGTTGTCATAGGACCCACGAAGCTAGACGGTATAAAGACTGGAAACACAAAGGTACATTTCGTCGGGAGTGGCGGCCTGTCCGACCGCGCCGTCGATGAACTGCTCGAGAACGCTCAATTTATATTCTTTCCCTCCGCCTACGAGGGGTTTGGTCTTCCCATCGCGGAAGCAGCTAAACATCGAAAACCTCTCGTAGTTCAACGTACCGAAGCTTCGGAAGAGATTTGCAAACTATACGAATCCATCATTCCTATCGGCTATTTCAACGAGCTCAGTGAAATAACCACCGCGGTGAGTACTGCACTATCAGAGTTTGAGTCAGACCCCCACGCTGTCGGCCGTACCTTGAGTGACTACAACCGAGATGTCGTGCAGATCATCACCGAACTTGCCGCAACTGAGATCGACGACGCAAAGCTCAGAGAACGATGGACCTACCTCGCTAAGGTTCAGGACTATGCGACTGCGGAACAAACCCGGCCCCTCAGTCGAGTTCTTAACCATGCTGTCATCGTGGTGAGGGCAAGGTACCTGATGAAGTTCAAAGCTCGCTTTCCCAATCAGTACCTCCGGGCACGAGATTTGTATCGACGCTCTCGACTGATATCCCGCTGA